A DNA window from Hordeum vulgare subsp. vulgare chromosome 1H, MorexV3_pseudomolecules_assembly, whole genome shotgun sequence contains the following coding sequences:
- the LOC123434682 gene encoding methionine gamma-lyase, giving the protein MAHVLAAAEPLTLLKRPTPQNDGFGDDNGSTEEKALKARRRESDPAAALAAARHEFGEHGGVNMSIEASATFTVMEPDTMRRLFTGELGPERGDLYIYSRHFNPTVLALGRQMAALEGTEAAYCTASGMSAISSVLMQLVGAGGHVVASRCLYGGTHALLSRFLPRTSGVKATFVDADDEAAVRAAMRPGETRVVYVETMSNPTLAVADIPMLARVAHEAGAKLVVDNTFTPVVVTPARLGADVVVHSVSKFISGGADIIAGAICGPASLVNAMMDLQDGALMLLGPTMNAKVASELAGRLPHLPLRMQEHSRRAAEFAARMRRQGLRVTYPGLPEHPHHARLRAMGNPGYGAGGMLCLDMGTEERANRLMYHLQNTTQFGLMAVSLGYYDTLMSCSGNSTSSEMDPEDRARAGISPGLIRMSVGYNGTLEQRWAQFERALALMQQETPAAAATAKYGKAV; this is encoded by the exons ATGGCCCACGTCCTCGCCGCCGCGGAGCCCCTCACCCTCCTCAAGCGCCCGACGCCGCAGAACGACGGCTTCGGCGACGACAACGGCAGCACGGAGGAGAAGGCACTCAAGGCGCGCCGCCGGGAGTCCGACCCGGCGGCGGCACTGGCCGCGGCGCGTCACGAGTTCGGCGAGCACGGCGGCGTGAACATGTCCATCGAGGCCTCGGCCACGTTCACCGTGATGGAGCCGGACACCATGCGCCGGCTCTTCACGGGGGAGCTGGGCCCGGAGCGCGGCGACCTGTACATCTACAGCCGCCACTTCAACCCGACGGTGCTGGCGCTGGGGCGGCAGATGGCCGCGCTGGAGGGGACCGAGGCCGCCTACTGCACGGCGTCCGGCATGTCGGCCATCTCGTCCGTGCTCATGCAGCTGGTGGGCGCCGGCGGGCACGTCGTGGCGTCGCGGTGCCTGTACGGCGGCACCCACGCGCTGCTGTCCCGGTTCCTGCCGCGCACCTCCGGCGTGAAGGCGACGTTCGTGGACGCGGACGACGAGGCGGCCGTGCGCGCGGCCATGAGGCCGGGGGAGACGCGGGTGGTGTACGTGGAGACGATGTCGAACCCGACGCTGGCCGTCGCCGACATCCCGATGCTGGCGCGGGTGGCGCACGAGGCCGGGGCCAAGCTGGTGGTGGACAACACCTTCACCCCCGTCGTCGTCACGCCGGCGCGGCTCGGCGCAGACGTCGTCGTCCACAGCGTGTCCAAGTTCATCAGCGGCGGCGCCGACATCATCGCCG GTGCGATCTGCGGGCCGGCGAGCCTGGTGAACGCGATGATGGACCTGCAGGACGGGGCGCTGATGCTGCTGGGCCCGACGATGAACGCCAAGGTGGCGTCGGAGCTGGCGGGGCGCCTCCCGCACCTGCCGCTGCGGATGCAGGAGCACTCGCGCCGCGCCGCCGAGTTCGCGGCCCGGATGCGCCGCCAGGGCCTGCGCGTCACCTACCCGGGCCTCCCCGAGCACCCGCACCACGCCCGGCTGCGCGCCATGGGCAACCCGGGCTACGGCGCCGGCGGCATGCTCTGCCTCGACATGGGCACCGAGGAGCGCGCCAACCGCCTCATGTACCACCTGCAGAACACCACCCAGTTCGGCCTCATGGCCGTCAGCCTCGGCTACTACGACACGCTCATGTCCTGCTCCGGCAACAGCACCAGCAGCGAGATGGACCCCGAGGACCGCGCCCGCGCCGGCATCTCCCCGGGCCTCATCCGCATGTCCGTCGGCTACAACGGCACCCTGGAGCAGCGCTGGGCGCAGTTCGAGCGCGCGCTCGCGCTCATGCAGCAGgagacccccgccgccgccgccaccgccaagTACGGCAAGGCC